In a single window of the Schistocerca americana isolate TAMUIC-IGC-003095 chromosome X, iqSchAmer2.1, whole genome shotgun sequence genome:
- the LOC124556813 gene encoding uncharacterized protein LOC124556813: protein MQDRFCRESSVQELTQIVAQQTSGAGSTVDYRAALEDRLTIVQQLARSANSETAGSLLVSFDKLIKEMRAGIASQKELVGPHFPVTSAPPNETCRIQRQFQSVRKTCEKKEHSFATPSCAEIETIIQDLLGSGNSS from the coding sequence ATGCAAGACAGGTTCTGCAGAGAGTCATCTGTGCAGGAGTTAACACAAATAGTTGCTCAGCAGACTTCAGGTGCTGGCAGCACTGTTGACTACCGAGCTGCTTTGGAAGACAGGCTGACTATCGTGCAACAATTAGCAAGAAGTGCTAACAGTGAAACTGCTGGCTCTCTCCTTGTGTCATTTGATAAATTAATTAAAGAAATGAGGGCAGGCATTGCATCGCAAAAAGAACTCGTTGGTCCACATTTTCCAGTAACTTCAGCTCCACCAAATGAGACATGCAGGATTCAGAGACAGTTCCAATCAGTAAGGAAGACATGTGAAAAGAAGGAACATTCATTTGCAACACCATCCTGTGCAGAAATTGAGACGATTATACAAGACCTCTTGGGAAGTGGAAACAGTAGCTGA
- the LOC124556007 gene encoding uncharacterized protein LOC124556007, translating to MVNVKFYRTHTGHSLSVGSLHLTTADRAMVAELIAQGVPDTTILKKVRESIQVGLFRRVHLLSKQDIRNIRKEYKLDDSSAHQDDATSVDLWVRQQERLGKDSPVIYYKAQGTEDNGNKLSESDFMIVLMTEYQQKMAKKFCAEKVLIDSTHGTNKYKFYLTTLLTVDEFGTGCPVSYCLSAHTDTGSMQVFFEQIKKCIGNIKTKVFMSDDCDCYYSAWSVVMGHSEHRLLRTWHVDRAWRRNICAKVNGNAMLKSTVYKALKTLHLQTDREKFSELLDGFLTWCAEEEGTEEFGKYFKDRYSWRAHMWAYSYRIGLGLNTNMFLEANHKTLKYSYLLKKINNRVDKCIQALLHRTRDSLFQRLIRLCKGTERTTRSAEISKSHRRGCGINKELIHCVEDGT from the exons ATGGTTAATGTCAAGTTCTACAGGACACACACAGGACACAGTCTCTCTGTGGGTAGCCTACATCTGACCACAGCTGACAGGGCAATGGTTGCTGAATTAATTGCACAAGGTGTTCCTGATACTACAATTTTGAAGAAAGTGAGAGAGAGCATTCAAGTTGGACTCTTCAGAAGAGTTCATCTTTTAAGCAAACAAGATATTAGAAATATTAGGAAAGAATACAAGCTGGACGATAGTAGTGCACACCAAGATGATGCAACCAGTGTTGATCTGTGGGTGAGACAACAAGAGCGCCTAGGGAAAGATTCCCCGGTGATTTATTACAAAGCCCAAGGCACTGAGGATAATGGAAACAAATTATCAGAAAGTGACTTTATGATAGTCCTTATGACTGAGTATCAGcagaaaatggcaaaaaaattcTGTGCGGAAAAAGTTTTGATAGACAGCACACATGGCACTAATAAGTATAAATTTTATCTGACCACACTGTTGACCGTGGATGAATTTGGTACTGGATGTCCAGTTTCTTATTGCCTCAGTGCACATACTGACACAGGGTCCATGCAAGTTTTCTTTGAGCAGATTAAAAAATGTATTGGAAACATCAAAACAAAG GTATTCATGTCTGATGACTGTGACTGCTACTACAGTGCCTGGAGTGTAGTTATGGGCCATAGTGAACATAGGTTGTTACGTACCTGGCACGTTGATCGGGCATGGAGACGGAATATATGTGCAAAAGTAAATGGGAATGCAATGCTGAAGAGTACTGTATACAAAGCTCTGAAAACTTTGCACTTACAGACAGATAGAGAGAAATTCTCAGAGCTGCTGGATGGCTTTCTTACTTGGTGTGCAGAGGAGGAAGGAACTGAGGAGTTTGGCAAGTACTTTAAAGATAGATATTCATGGAGGGCACATATGTGGGCATACAGCTACAGAATTGGACTTGGCCTTAATACAAATATGTTCTTAGAAGCAAACCATAAAACTCTTAAATACTCATACttactgaagaaaataaataacagagtAGATAAATGTATCCAGGCCCTGTTGCACAGAACGAGGGACTCACTTTTTCAAAGATTAATAAGGCTTTGTAAGGGGACAGAGAGAACTACACGCAGTGCTGAAATAAGTAAGAGTCACAGAAGAGGTTGTGGTATCAATAAGGAACTGATACACTGTGTTGAAGATGGCACATGA